From the genome of Gryllotalpicola protaetiae:
GAACTGCTTCAGCGCCCTGATGAGCGCCCACCCGATCAGGTGCGTGAAGCTCACCTTGCCGCCGCGCGTGCGGGCCATGTGGTTGTTGATGACGATGCGGTTGTCGATCATCAGCTTCGCCGGGATCGTGCGCACGCTGGTCGCGGTCGGGACAGTCAGGCTCACGTCCATGTTGGCGGCGAGCGTCTTCGACATGCCGCGCAGCGGGACGACCTCGTTCGCCTCGGCCGGCCCGTCGTTCTTCGGGGCGGCGGCCGGGGCGTCGGCAGGCACAGGGGTCGGCTTCGGCGCGACCGACGTGGTGCGCGCGACCGGCTGCTGCGTCGACGTCTGGCCGGTTGCGGGCGCGGCCGGGGCTGCAGTCGCAGCTGTGGCAGGGGCGGGGGATGCCGGGGCCGAGGCCGCCTGAGCGGGCGGGGTCGGGGCCTGGGCGCTCTCAGCGCGCTTCTGCTCGAGAATCGGCCACCACGACTGGTCCACCGAGTTCTTGTCGGCGAGGTACTGCTCGTAGAGCTCTTCGACCAGCCAGTCGTTGGCTCCGAACTGTCCCTCTTCCGTGCCAGTCAACTGGCTTGCCACAGCTGATCGCCCACCTTCTCCATTGACGTCAGGTCTTTCAATCGCCGGACTTCGAGGCGTTCCGGCCACGCAGCCCAACGAGCATCAAGCCTAATCCCTGTGCACAATGCGCCGTGCCCGACGTGCCCTGTCCGCAATAGCGTTGGGCCATGCGGTTCTATGGCCAAGCACCCCAGCACGACCTCACGTACTCCGACGTCTTCCTGGTACCCAGCCGCTCGGCGATCACCAGCCGGCTCGACGTCGATCTCGCGCCAGGGGACGGCACGGGCGCGACGATCCCGATCGTCGCGAGCAACATGAACTCGGTCACCGGTCCGCGGCTCGCGGCGACGCTGGCGCGGCGCGGCGGTCTCGGAGTGCTGCCGCAGGACCTGCACCCGCAGGAGCTCGCGGCAGGCATCCGCTTCGTCAAATCGCAGCCGGTCGCGTACGACACGCCCATCGTGATGTCGCCGGACGACACCGCGGCCGACGCCCTGGAGCACGTTCCGCCCGTGCACGGGCTCGGCATCGTGCTGCACGACGCCGACGAGCGGTACGTCGGCGCGGTGCTCGCGTCGCGGCTCGCCGTGGTGCCGCCGGATGCCCGGCTCGGCGACCTCGTGCACGGCGAGCTCGCCGCGCTCGAGGCGGAGGACGTTCCCGACGGGCGCGCCGCCTTCGACCTGCTCGACGCGGCCGACGTCGAGTTCGCGCCCGTCGTCTCGCAAGGGCGCGTGATCGGCACCCTGTCGAAGACCTCGGCGCTGCGCTCGACGATCTACCCGCCGGCCGTCGACGCCCAGGGCCGGCTGCGCCTCGCGGCCGCGATCGGCATCAACGGCGACGTGGCTGCGCGGGCGATCGCGCTGCGGGATGCCGGCGTCGACGTGCTCGTGCTCGACACCGCGCACGGCGACCAGGACGGCATGCGTCGCGCGCTCGGCACCGTCGCCGGGCTCGACCTCGGGTTGCCGCTCGTCGCCGGCAACATCGTCACGGCCGCCGCCGTGCAGGACCTCGTCGCAGAGGGCGCGAACATCCTCAAGGTCGGCGTCGGGCCGGGCGCCATGTGCACCACCCGCATGATGACGGCCGTCGGGCGACCGCAGTTCTCCGCCGTGCTCGAGACGGCGGAGGCCGCGCGCGAGCTGGGCGCGCACGTCTGGGCCGACGGCGGGGTGCGCTACCCGAGGGACGTCGCGCTTGCGCTGGCCGCCGGTGCGGCATCCGTCATGATCGGCTCCTGGTTCGCTGGCACGATCGAGGCGCCCGGCCTGCTGCGGGCGGATGCCTCCGGGGCTTTGTACAAGGAGAGCTGGGGCATGGCCTCGAACAAGGCCGTGCAGGCGCGCTTCGCCCGGCTGTCGGCATACGACCGGGCGCGGAAGGAGCTGTTCGCCGAGGGCATCTCGTCGTCGAAGATCTATCTTGATCCGCTGCGGCCCTCGGTCGAGGACCTGCTCGACATGATCACGACGGGGGTCCGCTCGTCGTTCACCTACGCCGGCGCGCGCTCGGTGGCCGAGTTCCACGAGCGCGCCCTCGTCGGCCTGCAGTCGGCGGCGGGCTACGAAGAGGGCAAGGCGCTGCCGGTCAGCTGGTAGTCGCTCGATACACTGGCGTCGTATGGAGCCCCCGTCTGCGCGCAGCCATAGACCTCGGCCGATCACCCGGCTGAGTTGCGTCCTGTCATGAACGAGTGGGTGCTGCTCGGCATCGGCGTCGTCCTGATCGTGGGAACGGGCTTCTTCGTCGCGAGCGAGTTCGCACTGGTGAACCTCGACCGGGCCGAGCTCGAGGCCCGTCGCGAGCGCGGCGAGAGCCGCCTCGCCATGACGATCGAGGCGCTGCGGCACACGTCGACTCATCTCTCGAGCGCGCAGCTCGGCATCACCCTGACCACGCTGCTCACCGGCTTCACCCTCGAGCCGTCGATCGGCGGCCTGCTGCGGCCCGCCTTCGACGCCCTGAGAATGACGGATGCCGCGGCCACCGTCACCGCGTCGATCGTCGCGATCGTCGTCGCGACGCTCGCGTCGATGATCCTGGGCGAGCTGGTGCCGAAGAGCTTCGCGCTCGCGCTGCCGGTCGCGACAGCGCGCGTCGTGATTCCGTTTCAGACCGTGTTCACCCGCGTCTTCCGCCCCGCGGTCGCCGTGCTCAACGGGAGTGCCAACGCAGTGCTCGCGATCTTCGGCGTCGAGGCGAAGGAGGAGCTCTCCGGTGCCCGCAGCGCCGAGGAGCTCAGCTCCCTCGTGCGCCGCTCGGCCGAGCAGGGTGTGCTCGAGCAGGACACCGCGAGCCTGCTCGATCGCACCCTGATGTTCTCGGGCCGCGTCGCGGGCGACGTCATGACCCCGCGCCCGCAGCTCGAGACGGTCAAGCGCGACGACACGGCCGCCGATGTGATCGCCCTCGCGCAGGAATCCGGCTACTCGCGGTTCCCGGTGATCGACGACGGAATCGACGACATCGCCGGGATCGTCCACATCAAGCAGGCCGTCGCGGTTCCGCGCGAGCGCCGCGGGCGCGTGCCCGTGAGCGCGCTGCAGTCCGAGGCGCTGCGCGTGCCCGAGACGATGCGACTTGACAGCCTGCTCGCCGAGCTGCGGGCGCGCAGCCTGCAGATGGCGGTCGTCGTCGATGAGTACGGCGGCACCGCAGGCGTCGCGACGCTCGAGGATCTCGTCGAAGAGCTCGTCGGCGAGGTCGCCGACGAGCACGACACCGGACCGATCGACATCGTGCTCGCTCCGGGCTCGACGGGCGAGATCGAGTTCAGCGGGCTGCTGCGCCCCGACGAGCTGCTCGACCGCGCCGCCATCGAGGTGCCGGAGGACGAGCGCTATGAGACCGTCGCCGGTTTCGTCATGGCGAGCCTCGGCCGCCTGCCCGAGCTCGGCGACACGGTCGCGGTCCACGGCGGCACGCTGCGGGTGACCGCGCTCGACGGCCGCCGGGTCGACCGCCTGGCGTTCACACCCCGGCCACAGGCATCCGTCGAGATCAACAGCGCGGCGCAGGCGGGTGAGATGGATGTCTGACTGGGCCGGCATCGTCTGGCTGTTCGTGCTGCTCGCCGGCAACGCGTTCTTCGTCGGCGCGGAGTTCGCCGTCATCAGCGCCCGGCGCTCGCAGATCGAGCCGGCCGCCGAGCGCGGGAAGCGCAGCGCACGCACGGCCCTGTGGGCGATGGAGCACGCGACGCTCATGCTCGCGACGACACAGCTCGGCATCACGGTGTGCTCGCTGCTGATCCTGAACGTGGCAGAGCCGGCGATCCACCACCTGCTGCACGGACCGCTCGGGCTCACCGGGCTGTCCGACACCGCGATCGACGTCACGTCGTTCGTCATCACCCTGGTGATCGTGTCGTTCCTGCACGTCGTGCTGGGCGAGATGGTGCCGAAGAACCTGTCGTTCTCGTTCCCCGACAGGGCCGTCGTGCTGCTTGCCCCGCCGCTCGTCTTCGTGGGGCGCGTGTTCGGTCCCATCACGCACGCGCTCAACTGGGCGGCGAACGGCATCGTGCGGCTCACCGGGGTGACGCCGCGCGACGAGGCCGTGTCGACCTTCACGCTCGAGGAGGTCGAGACGATCGTGCAGCAGTCCACCCGCGAGGGGCTGCTGCAGGACTCGACGGGCGCGCTCACCAACGCCTTCGAGTTCAGCGCGAAGACCGCGCGCGAGGTCACGGTGCCGCTCGCCTCGATCGAGAC
Proteins encoded in this window:
- a CDS encoding GuaB1 family IMP dehydrogenase-related protein yields the protein MRFYGQAPQHDLTYSDVFLVPSRSAITSRLDVDLAPGDGTGATIPIVASNMNSVTGPRLAATLARRGGLGVLPQDLHPQELAAGIRFVKSQPVAYDTPIVMSPDDTAADALEHVPPVHGLGIVLHDADERYVGAVLASRLAVVPPDARLGDLVHGELAALEAEDVPDGRAAFDLLDAADVEFAPVVSQGRVIGTLSKTSALRSTIYPPAVDAQGRLRLAAAIGINGDVAARAIALRDAGVDVLVLDTAHGDQDGMRRALGTVAGLDLGLPLVAGNIVTAAAVQDLVAEGANILKVGVGPGAMCTTRMMTAVGRPQFSAVLETAEAARELGAHVWADGGVRYPRDVALALAAGAASVMIGSWFAGTIEAPGLLRADASGALYKESWGMASNKAVQARFARLSAYDRARKELFAEGISSSKIYLDPLRPSVEDLLDMITTGVRSSFTYAGARSVAEFHERALVGLQSAAGYEEGKALPVSW
- a CDS encoding hemolysin family protein, which produces MNEWVLLGIGVVLIVGTGFFVASEFALVNLDRAELEARRERGESRLAMTIEALRHTSTHLSSAQLGITLTTLLTGFTLEPSIGGLLRPAFDALRMTDAAATVTASIVAIVVATLASMILGELVPKSFALALPVATARVVIPFQTVFTRVFRPAVAVLNGSANAVLAIFGVEAKEELSGARSAEELSSLVRRSAEQGVLEQDTASLLDRTLMFSGRVAGDVMTPRPQLETVKRDDTAADVIALAQESGYSRFPVIDDGIDDIAGIVHIKQAVAVPRERRGRVPVSALQSEALRVPETMRLDSLLAELRARSLQMAVVVDEYGGTAGVATLEDLVEELVGEVADEHDTGPIDIVLAPGSTGEIEFSGLLRPDELLDRAAIEVPEDERYETVAGFVMASLGRLPELGDTVAVHGGTLRVTALDGRRVDRLAFTPRPQASVEINSAAQAGEMDV
- a CDS encoding hemolysin family protein; amino-acid sequence: MSDWAGIVWLFVLLAGNAFFVGAEFAVISARRSQIEPAAERGKRSARTALWAMEHATLMLATTQLGITVCSLLILNVAEPAIHHLLHGPLGLTGLSDTAIDVTSFVITLVIVSFLHVVLGEMVPKNLSFSFPDRAVVLLAPPLVFVGRVFGPITHALNWAANGIVRLTGVTPRDEAVSTFTLEEVETIVQQSTREGLLQDSTGALTNAFEFSAKTAREVTVPLASIETLPPSATPADVERAVAKHGFSRYVIEDERGTPVGYVHLKDVLDLEGEEFDVPIPAASIRPLVDVDSDAEIESVLAVLRRSGTHLARTADPFGRAIGVLFLEDILEELVGEVHDATRRE